GCTTGAAAAATTGGCGGGCACTGGCGGGATGCGCCTTCAGCAGTGGTGCGGCGGCCGCCAAGGACGCGCTCAATTCCGCCCCCACCGGGAAGCCCTGTTCGGCCAAATCAATGGCGGGCTGCATCACCGCCGCCAGCGGCAAACACCCGTAGCGCGCCTGCACCCGGGTGAGACCAGCCACCGTGCCAGGCACACCGGTGCTCAGCAGGCTGCGCAAGGCCCGCTCCCGGTTCACGCTGCCGTCGGGATTGAGAAAGAGATCAGGGCCCGCCCCCTGGGGCGCTGTTTCACGGAAATTCAGAGCCACGGCTTCGCCACGCCCCACCGCGAGGGCCTGGGGCGGTGAGGCCTCCCGGGCCACAGCGCTGCAAGTGCTGATCCGGCCGCGCCGCGGCAGCCAGAGCACTAAAAACCCACCACCACCGAGGTTGCCTGCCTGGGGCAGCGTGACCGCCAGCGCAAACGACGTGGCCACGGCCGCATCTACCGCATTGCCCCCCTGGCGCAGGATCTGCGCACCAACCGCCGCCGCCTGCGCCTCCTGGGCGGACACCATCCCGCCGCTGGATTCCACCGGGTGGAATCGCTGCGCCTGCTCCTGCAGCAGGTTGGCGTGGGCTGGGGTGCAGGCGATGGCTGCAGCGAATCCGAGGAGAAGGCGTTGGTGCAGCACTGGGGCGATGAACACAAACACGTTCGCAGTCTGGATATCCACGGATATCCGCCTGCGGAGACCCACTTACACCAACGACACACCTCCATACCCCCCACCCCCTGGCGTTTCCACCCGCACCCGATCGCCCACCTCCAGCTCCACCGCCACGCTGCCGGGCAACAGCTCGACGGCACCATTGGCGCGGCGCAGGCTGTTCTGGCCGCAGCAACCCGCGTCGCCGCCGGCCAATCCGAAAGGGGCCACCACGCGGCTACCGCTCAGCAGCGACAACGTGATCGGCTCGAGGGCTTGCAGCTCCCGCACCACCCCATCGCCCCCGCGCCAGCGGCCGGAGCCGCCGCTGCCGTGGCGGATCGCGAACCGCTCCAGCCGCACGGGCAGGCGCTGCTCCAGGATCTCCGGATCGGTGAGGCGGGAGTTGGTCATGTGCGACTGCACCGCTGAGGCGCCCGCAAAGCCCTCACCTGCGCCGGTGCCGCCGCAGATCGTTTCGTAGTACTGGCAGCGCTCGTTGCCGAAGCTCAGGTTGTTCATCGTGCCCTGGGCCGCCGCCATCACACCCAGCGCCGCAAACAAGGCATTGGCAACCGCCTGGGAGGTTTCCACGTTGCCGGCCACCACGGCTGCTGGAGGCTGGGGGTTCAGCACGGAACCCTTCGGCACCACCAGCTCGAGCGGCTCAAAACAACCGGCATTCAGCGGGATTGGCTCCTGCACCAGGCAGCGGAACACGTAAAGCACCACCGCCTTGGTGATCGCCAGGGGAGCGTTGAGGTTGCTGGTCTGCTGAGGCGAAGAGCCACCGAAATCGATCCGCGCGCGGCGGCGTGCGTGATCCACCTGAACGGCCACCACAATCTCGGTGCTGCAGTCCATCCGCACCCGCGCCTCGCCATCGGCGAGCTGATCGATCACCCGGCGCACGGCTTCAGCGGCATGGTCCTGCACCTGAGCCATCGCGCTGCCCACCGCATCGAGCCCCTGGCTCTGGATCAACTCCTGCAGCCGCTCCACCCCAAGGTGATTAGCCGCCACCTGGGCCTGCAGATCAGCCATCAGCTGATCGGGGTTGCGCACCGGAAAGGCTCCTGCTCCGAGCCGTTCACGCCAGTGGGCCTCCAGCAAGGAGCCATGGCGCACCAGAGAAACGTTGTTGATCAGCACTCCTTCCTGCTCGATGCTGGTGCTGTGGGGCGGCATCGAGCCGGGGGTGATCCCGCCCACATCGGCGTGATGGCCGCGACTGGCCACAAACGCCACCAGGTGATCGCCTGAAAACACCGGACTGATCACCGTGAGATCCGGCAGGTGGGTGCCGCCGTTGAACGGGTTGTTGGACACCACAGCATCCCCTGGGGCTAGGGGCTCCAGGGCACCGCTCTGCACATCGCGCAGCAAGGCCACAACGCTCTCCCCCATCGAACCCAGATGCACAGGAATGTGCGGAGCGTTGGCCACCAGGCCACCGGCCGCATCAAAGAGCGCACAGGAAAAGTCGAGCCGCTCGCGGATGTTCACCGAAGCGCTGGTTTGCTGCAGGCGCGTGCCCATCTGCTCGGCGATCGCCATAAAGCGATGGCTGAACAACTCCAGCTGGATGGGATCCAACGGGCACTCGCTGGCGGTGAGCGGAGACCGAGGTGCCACGGCCTGCTGCTCCAGCAGCAGTTCACCCGCCGGCAGCACGCGCGCGCTCCAGCCCGGCAACAGCAGGATCGTGCCCGTGGCCTCGGCAATCAGGGCCGGACCGATGAGCTGTTGATCCATCGCCAGGTGTTCGCGCCGCCACAACGGCGCGCTCTGCCAAGCACCACCGATATGCAGCTGCACCGAACACGGTGAGGCCTGGTTTGGATCCCTCTCTGCGGGAGGCAACACGTGCAACGGCTCACCCGGCCAGGTGAGCTCCAGCGAGAAACGCTCCACCTCAGGCAACCCGGCCACTCCATCCGGCCTGGAGGGGAGGTAGCCATAACGGGCCCGATAGGCCTGCTCAAACGCCTGCACCAGCGCCACCGCGCTGATCTGCTGCGGCCAGGGCACCGGCAAAGCCTGATCCGAGCCCGGCCAGCGCAGGTGCAGCAAGCGATCCAGCCGCACTCCACCATCAACACCAACTCCGCCCGGGAGATGGGACTGAAGCAGCCGCGCAACCCGCTGTTCCAGCTGCGGCAGCAGCGCATCACTGAGGCGCTCAGCCACGCTCTGCTCGAGCACCTGCCCCTGATCGGCCAGGCCGATGCCATAGGCCGACAGCACTCCTGCCAGGGGATGGAGCAACACCTGGCGCATTCCGAGCAGCTCGGCCAACGCGCAGGCGTGCTGGCCGCCCGCGCCGCCGAAGCTGCACAGCACCGCCTCCCGCAGATCGTGGCCCTGCTGGATCGATATGCGCCGGATCGCCTCCGCCATGCGCTCGAGCGCCACGGCCAACGCGCCTTCGGCGGCCTGCTCAGGGCTGCAGCCCATGGCGGCAGCCAACGCCTTGAACTGCTGCTGCACCACCCCGAGATCCAGGGGCTGATCGCCATCGGGGCCAAACACCGCCGGGAAATGCTGCGGCTGCAGCCGGCCCAGCAGCAGGTTGGCATCAGTGATCGTGAGCGGGCCGCCGCGCCGATAACAGGCTGGCCCTGGATCAGCCCCTGCTGAGGCCGGCCCCACCGCCAGCCGCAGGCCATCGAAGCTCAGGCAGGAGCCACCGCCGGCCGCCACGGTGTGGATCGCCAGCATCGGGGCCTGGATCGGAACGCCGCCCAACTCCACCTGCTGCTGGCGGGACCAGGCGCCCTCCACGTAGCAAACATCGGTGGACGTGCCTCCCATATCGAAGCCAACGATCCGAGGGAAGCCAGCTGCCGCTGCCGTGCGGGCGGCCCCCACCAGCCCGCCGGCCGGACCCGAGAGCAGCGTGTCTTTGGCATGCAGCGCCTCAGGAGCGGTGAGCATCCCGCTGGATCGCATCACCTGCAGGGGCACATGGTTGCCCAGATCCGCCCGAAGCTGCTGGAGATAAGCGCGCAGCACCGGAGCAACCGCCGCCTCCAAAACCGTGGTGTGCCCCCTGGGCACCAAACGCGGCAAGGGGCTCACCTGGTGCGACAGGGCAATCTGCTCGAAGCCCAACGCCGCCAACCAGGCGCCGATCGCCAGCTCATGGCTCGGATTGATCACGCTGTGCAGCAGAGCCACAGCAACACTGCGGATGCCATCGGCCCAAGCCTGCTGCACCTGCAAGCGCAGCTCCTCCGCAAGCAGCAACGGCTCCAACTCCGCGCCGTTGGCATCGATGCGCCCTGGAACCTCGATCACGCGCTGATACAGCGGATCAGGGCGCTCAATCGCTAGAGCAAAAAGATTGGGGCGGTGCTGATCGCCGATGCGCAGCAGATCGGCAAAGCCCTGATTCACCACCAGCAAGGTGGGCGCGCCGTTGTGCTCGAGGAAGGCATTGGTGGCCACCGTGGTGCCGAGCCGCACCTCCTCAATCCAACCCTCCGGAATCGGCGCATCGGCTGAACCGATCCCGAGCAGGCGGCGGATGGCACACACCGCCGGATCTCCCGGCTGATCAGGCTGCACCGAGAGAATCTTCTCCACCAGCAGCTCACCCTGCGGTGAGCGCGCCACCACATCGGTGAAGGTGCCGCCGCGGTCAATCCAGAAGCGCCAGCGGCCCTGGGCCATGTGCAGCTGCCATGCGCTGGAGCAACTCTACGAAGGCTGCTGCTGCATGCCTGCCCTTGGCCGATGCTGGGGGCTTGCGATCGCTCCCACGTGGTTGAGCAGGACGTGCTGGCCGCTCTCGACGGGCTTCTCTGGCTGCGCACCGGGGATGCTGTGGCCGAGCGGCTTGGAATCAGCCAACCCAGCGTGTCGCGCATGGCGCGCCGCTACCTGCGCCTGTTCGACATCAAGGGCCACAAGCTGGATGGCGAATGGGACCTGATTGGCAACGAGCCGCTGCTGGCGGCAGAGCGGCGGGTGCATCAGATCGCGCGCTGGATGGGGCACCGGCCCCTGCGCCTCGAGGCCACCTACTGGTCGGGGCCGCTGTTATGCACACCGGTGCCCGAGGGCTGGACGCTGGGGCAATGCAACATCGTGGGTGTGCAGCGCAACTGGGAGCTGCTGCGAGAGCGGATCGTGGATGTGTGGCTCACTGGCCGGCCCGACCTCCCCGACACCAACGATCCCGATCTCACCAGCCTCTGCCTGTCGCACATGCCCGTGCACTGCCTGGTGGGAGAATGCCACCCCCTGCTGAATCGGCCGTCGCTGAGCTTTGCCGATCTAGCCGCGTTCCCGAGCCTGGCGCTGCCGGCCAAGGCCTACCCGGAATTTGAACAGGCGCTGCGCAAGATCGGGCTCTGGAGCTCACCCGTGCGGATGAAGCGCTACCAGCAGCAGCTGTGGGAGGGCAAAACGGAGCAGGAACTCACGATTGGCTATGGCACGGCGCTGAGCCTGAAGCTGCCCGGGCCAGCCATGCATCGCTTGCCGCTCCAGCTGCCGATCCAATCCGGCGAAGCCCTGGTGGTGCGGCGAGATTTTGCACACAAACCCCAGTTCCAGCAGCTGGCGCAGACGCTGCACACACGCCTGAGCCAGCTGGCTGCTGAGCTGCCAGAAATTGAGATGCTGCCGCTGCCGTTCAGCGGTAGTTCTGAAACTGCAGCGGCACCTCCACGTCCTGAGCCTTCAGGAGATTGATGGCGGCCTGGAGGTCGTCCTTGCTCTTGCCGGTCACCCGCAGCGCATCACCCTGAATCGCCACGGTCACCTTCTTGAGCTCATCACGCACGGTTTTGCTGAGCTTTTTGGCGAGGTCTTGCGTGAGGCCTTTGCGGAGCTTCACCTCCTGCTTCACGCGGTTGCCGCCCACGGGCTCGGGCGTCTGAAAATCGAAGATCTTCAAGGAGAGGTCGCGCTTGGTGGCCTTCTGACGCAGCACGTCTTCCACCGCCTGCAGGGTCATGTCGCTGGCGGTGGTGATCGTGAAGCTGGTCTCCTCCAGGTCGATCTCGGTGTTCGAGTCCTTGAGGTCGTAGCGGGTCGACACGTCGCGGCGCACCTGATCAAGGGTGTTCACCAACTCCTGACGGTCGAAGTCGGAAACCACGTCGAAGGAATAGGTGTCGGCCATGGGCAGAGCAGCGGCAACGGCAGGAACTGAGCCCAGCCTAGAAAAGGAGGCTG
This genomic stretch from Synechococcus sp. HK05 harbors:
- a CDS encoding LysR substrate-binding domain-containing protein, which encodes MVEQDVLAALDGLLWLRTGDAVAERLGISQPSVSRMARRYLRLFDIKGHKLDGEWDLIGNEPLLAAERRVHQIARWMGHRPLRLEATYWSGPLLCTPVPEGWTLGQCNIVGVQRNWELLRERIVDVWLTGRPDLPDTNDPDLTSLCLSHMPVHCLVGECHPLLNRPSLSFADLAAFPSLALPAKAYPEFEQALRKIGLWSSPVRMKRYQQQLWEGKTEQELTIGYGTALSLKLPGPAMHRLPLQLPIQSGEALVVRRDFAHKPQFQQLAQTLHTRLSQLAAELPEIEMLPLPFSGSSETAAAPPRPEPSGD
- a CDS encoding hydantoinase B/oxoprolinase family protein — protein: MAQGRWRFWIDRGGTFTDVVARSPQGELLVEKILSVQPDQPGDPAVCAIRRLLGIGSADAPIPEGWIEEVRLGTTVATNAFLEHNGAPTLLVVNQGFADLLRIGDQHRPNLFALAIERPDPLYQRVIEVPGRIDANGAELEPLLLAEELRLQVQQAWADGIRSVAVALLHSVINPSHELAIGAWLAALGFEQIALSHQVSPLPRLVPRGHTTVLEAAVAPVLRAYLQQLRADLGNHVPLQVMRSSGMLTAPEALHAKDTLLSGPAGGLVGAARTAAAAGFPRIVGFDMGGTSTDVCYVEGAWSRQQQVELGGVPIQAPMLAIHTVAAGGGSCLSFDGLRLAVGPASAGADPGPACYRRGGPLTITDANLLLGRLQPQHFPAVFGPDGDQPLDLGVVQQQFKALAAAMGCSPEQAAEGALAVALERMAEAIRRISIQQGHDLREAVLCSFGGAGGQHACALAELLGMRQVLLHPLAGVLSAYGIGLADQGQVLEQSVAERLSDALLPQLEQRVARLLQSHLPGGVGVDGGVRLDRLLHLRWPGSDQALPVPWPQQISAVALVQAFEQAYRARYGYLPSRPDGVAGLPEVERFSLELTWPGEPLHVLPPAERDPNQASPCSVQLHIGGAWQSAPLWRREHLAMDQQLIGPALIAEATGTILLLPGWSARVLPAGELLLEQQAVAPRSPLTASECPLDPIQLELFSHRFMAIAEQMGTRLQQTSASVNIRERLDFSCALFDAAGGLVANAPHIPVHLGSMGESVVALLRDVQSGALEPLAPGDAVVSNNPFNGGTHLPDLTVISPVFSGDHLVAFVASRGHHADVGGITPGSMPPHSTSIEQEGVLINNVSLVRHGSLLEAHWRERLGAGAFPVRNPDQLMADLQAQVAANHLGVERLQELIQSQGLDAVGSAMAQVQDHAAEAVRRVIDQLADGEARVRMDCSTEIVVAVQVDHARRRARIDFGGSSPQQTSNLNAPLAITKAVVLYVFRCLVQEPIPLNAGCFEPLELVVPKGSVLNPQPPAAVVAGNVETSQAVANALFAALGVMAAAQGTMNNLSFGNERCQYYETICGGTGAGEGFAGASAVQSHMTNSRLTDPEILEQRLPVRLERFAIRHGSGGSGRWRGGDGVVRELQALEPITLSLLSGSRVVAPFGLAGGDAGCCGQNSLRRANGAVELLPGSVAVELEVGDRVRVETPGGGGYGGVSLV
- a CDS encoding YajQ family cyclic di-GMP-binding protein, whose product is MADTYSFDVVSDFDRQELVNTLDQVRRDVSTRYDLKDSNTEIDLEETSFTITTASDMTLQAVEDVLRQKATKRDLSLKIFDFQTPEPVGGNRVKQEVKLRKGLTQDLAKKLSKTVRDELKKVTVAIQGDALRVTGKSKDDLQAAINLLKAQDVEVPLQFQNYR